The following are from one region of the Denitrobacterium detoxificans genome:
- a CDS encoding shikimate kinase gives MVKKDNVILIGMPGAGKSTLGIVAAKIIGYDFLDADLLIQKQSDKTLQKIIDAMGPDGFIQVENEVLCGIDVHRTVVSPGGSAVYSEDAMKHLSEIGTIVYLKVSLDELMGRLGGLHERGVVMKDGMGGLADIYEERIPLYEKYAEVTIDMDGTTVREAAAKLVDTLSMRGAI, from the coding sequence ATGGTAAAGAAAGACAACGTGATTCTTATCGGCATGCCCGGCGCGGGCAAGAGCACGCTGGGTATCGTTGCGGCCAAGATCATCGGATACGACTTCCTCGATGCCGACCTGCTCATTCAGAAGCAGAGTGACAAGACGCTGCAGAAGATCATCGACGCCATGGGTCCCGACGGGTTCATCCAGGTGGAAAACGAGGTACTGTGCGGCATCGACGTGCATCGCACGGTGGTTTCCCCGGGTGGTTCGGCAGTGTACTCCGAAGATGCCATGAAGCACCTTTCCGAAATCGGCACCATCGTGTACTTGAAGGTATCGCTCGACGAGCTCATGGGCCGTTTGGGTGGCCTGCACGAGCGCGGCGTCGTCATGAAGGACGGCATGGGCGGTCTGGCGGATATCTACGAGGAGCGCATTCCCCTGTACGAGAAGTATGCTGAAGTGACCATCGACATGGATGGCACTACGGTACGCGAGGCGGCGGCCAAGCTGGTTGATACGCTTTCCATGAGGGGAGCCATTTAG
- a CDS encoding DUF2207 domain-containing protein, whose translation MGTHALRSLVLAVCLMALVLLACAIAPSHAYAKDYTIPKVDITADAQSDGSLHVVEQRTFSFDGTFSCIWWNMRSGSFTVNSVQIGEVDSNGDVALIDMPSVGFDLSWRDAGGPGYTSYSVDTGKNTVYAFFNATDCDVVIQIDYTVKAGVTPYKDCADLYWQYIGTDWAVANENVTCTITMPVPAGAAPVIGSDVYAWGHGPLTGTLAFNDSATAVTYKVDKVKPGEYAEARVVFPRTWLTNISSDALESTGDTAFLDSILQAEEEWADAANYQRMYSQLYILFWALLSVALIVWAVVMYFRHGKEHKPTFTEDYWRDVPNRNVHPATIGRLWRFGKEDSNDFMATIMYLSHAGVLTIAKGTYQKNKKTVEDYYITIKDEEADALSDPIDREAIKLLRKVSNGKNPFWLGSIRDYGKAHPSAFNNAVEAWQGKVTAAQNKADYFEENGNKWQGRLISVALGYPIICFLITFFIVENYIPLVFSIVTGIALFALSNFMTRRTQKGLDDYMRCKALRRWLCEFSALDERPPTDVKVWGEFMVYAYIFGVAKEALAQLRKAVPQIFQEDDDLMGQNSWYVPWYAMYGTRHGDSFASVFDTTWSNTESIVSSALSSSSSSGGFGGGFSGGGGGGFGGGGGGAR comes from the coding sequence ATGGGAACCCATGCGCTGCGCTCGCTTGTTCTTGCCGTATGCCTCATGGCTCTGGTGCTCCTTGCGTGCGCGATCGCTCCTTCGCATGCCTACGCCAAGGACTACACCATTCCGAAGGTGGATATTACCGCCGATGCGCAAAGCGATGGCTCGCTGCATGTGGTCGAGCAGCGCACGTTTAGCTTCGATGGCACGTTTTCCTGCATCTGGTGGAATATGCGTAGCGGCAGCTTCACGGTAAACAGCGTTCAAATCGGCGAAGTGGACAGCAACGGCGACGTTGCGCTGATTGATATGCCCAGCGTAGGCTTCGACCTGTCGTGGCGCGATGCAGGCGGCCCGGGTTACACGTCGTACTCGGTCGATACGGGCAAGAACACGGTCTACGCGTTCTTCAACGCTACCGATTGCGATGTCGTTATCCAGATCGACTACACGGTAAAGGCGGGCGTCACGCCGTATAAGGACTGTGCCGACCTGTACTGGCAGTACATTGGCACCGATTGGGCGGTTGCGAACGAGAACGTTACCTGCACCATCACGATGCCCGTTCCCGCTGGGGCGGCTCCCGTTATTGGCTCGGACGTGTACGCCTGGGGCCATGGCCCACTTACGGGTACGCTTGCCTTCAATGACTCCGCTACGGCCGTAACGTACAAGGTCGACAAGGTGAAGCCGGGGGAGTACGCCGAAGCGCGCGTGGTGTTCCCTCGTACGTGGCTTACGAACATCAGCTCCGACGCCCTGGAATCCACGGGTGACACGGCATTTCTCGATAGCATCCTGCAGGCGGAAGAGGAATGGGCCGACGCGGCGAATTACCAGCGCATGTACTCCCAGCTCTACATTCTGTTCTGGGCGTTGCTTTCGGTGGCGCTCATCGTGTGGGCTGTCGTGATGTACTTCCGACATGGCAAGGAGCACAAGCCCACGTTCACCGAGGACTACTGGCGTGACGTGCCCAATCGCAACGTCCATCCTGCCACCATTGGGCGCCTGTGGCGTTTCGGCAAGGAAGATTCCAACGATTTCATGGCCACAATCATGTACCTGTCGCATGCGGGTGTGCTCACCATTGCGAAGGGTACGTACCAAAAGAACAAGAAGACCGTCGAAGATTATTACATCACCATCAAAGACGAAGAGGCCGATGCGCTCAGCGATCCTATCGACAGGGAAGCCATCAAGCTTCTTCGCAAGGTTTCGAACGGGAAGAACCCCTTCTGGCTGGGTTCCATTCGCGATTATGGCAAGGCCCATCCTTCGGCGTTCAACAATGCCGTGGAAGCGTGGCAGGGCAAGGTAACCGCAGCCCAGAACAAGGCCGATTACTTCGAGGAGAACGGCAACAAGTGGCAGGGCCGTCTCATCAGCGTGGCGCTGGGCTATCCTATCATCTGCTTTTTGATTACGTTCTTCATCGTGGAGAATTACATTCCGCTCGTGTTTTCCATCGTTACGGGCATTGCGCTGTTTGCCCTGTCCAACTTCATGACGCGACGCACGCAGAAGGGCCTCGACGATTACATGCGCTGCAAGGCGTTGCGTAGGTGGCTGTGCGAATTCTCGGCGCTCGACGAGCGTCCGCCTACGGACGTGAAGGTGTGGGGCGAGTTCATGGTGTACGCCTACATCTTCGGCGTGGCGAAGGAAGCCCTTGCTCAGCTGCGCAAGGCCGTTCCCCAGATCTTCCAGGAAGACGATGACCTTATGGGTCAGAACAGCTGGTACGTGCCCTGGTATGCCATGTACGGCACGCGTCATGGCGATTCGTTTGCCAGCGTGTTCGATACTACGTGGTCGAATACGGAATCCATCGTGAGTTCGGCGCTTTCGTCCAGTTCGTCGAGTGGCGGCTTCGGCGGCGGGTTCTCCGGCGGCGGTGGCGGCGGCTTCGGCGGCGGTGGCGGCGGCGCACGCTAG
- the atpC gene encoding ATP synthase F1 subunit epsilon, which translates to MASITCDIVTPVKKLFGEDCYMVVVPGVEGNMGFLPGHAQLMSTLADGVVRVYSDANTVSSTYALQGGYVQVTGEKVIVLADRAVPVESIDLEAVRAQIAEAEEAIKAETDEAAKALAEADLAWYKVQEHAASGNVAA; encoded by the coding sequence ATGGCTAGCATTACCTGCGACATCGTCACCCCGGTAAAGAAGCTCTTCGGAGAAGACTGCTACATGGTGGTCGTGCCGGGTGTGGAAGGCAACATGGGCTTTCTGCCCGGACATGCACAGCTGATGTCGACGCTGGCCGACGGTGTTGTTCGCGTCTACTCCGATGCCAACACCGTGTCCTCTACGTACGCGCTGCAGGGCGGTTATGTGCAGGTGACCGGTGAAAAGGTCATCGTTCTGGCCGACCGTGCCGTACCGGTCGAGAGCATCGACCTGGAAGCTGTGCGCGCGCAGATCGCCGAGGCGGAAGAGGCCATCAAGGCCGAAACCGACGAGGCTGCCAAGGCTCTGGCCGAGGCTGATCTGGCGTGGTACAAGGTGCAGGAGCACGCTGCCAGCGGCAACGTTGCTGCGTAG
- the atpD gene encoding F0F1 ATP synthase subunit beta has protein sequence MAEENKTQGGVGRIVRIVGPVVDVEFARESMPAIYNALTVDATTPLGDVHVVMEVQMHLPGDLVRAVAMSSTDGLVRGLDVQDTGAPIKMPVGQATLGRIWNVVGEPVDGKELPDNIEKWMPIHHPAPEYDTLTTSTEVFETGIKVVDLIEPFIRGGKTGLFGGAGVGKTVLIQELINNLAQEHGGTSVFTGVGERTREGTDLYLEMSESGVINKTCLVYGQMNEPPGARLRVGLAGLTEAEYFRDQGQDVLLFIDNIFRFTQAGSEVSALLGRMPSAVGYQPTLATEMGDLQERITSTTTGSITSVQAVYVPADDLTDPAPATTFTHLDAKTVLSRSIAELGIYPAVDPLESTSRALDPEVVGQEHYDVAVGVQEILQNYKDLQDIIAILGMDELSEEQKLTVSRARKVQQYLGQPFHVAEQFTGNPGVYVKMEDTVRSFKEILDGKCDDIPEQCFTYKGAIEEVYAAYEKMKKED, from the coding sequence ATGGCTGAAGAAAACAAGACTCAAGGGGGTGTCGGTCGCATCGTCCGTATCGTCGGTCCTGTTGTTGATGTCGAGTTCGCTCGCGAGAGCATGCCCGCAATCTACAACGCTCTGACGGTTGATGCAACCACTCCTCTGGGCGACGTTCACGTCGTCATGGAGGTGCAGATGCACCTTCCCGGCGATCTTGTGCGCGCCGTTGCCATGTCGTCCACCGACGGCCTGGTTCGCGGTCTCGACGTGCAGGACACCGGTGCTCCCATCAAGATGCCCGTTGGCCAGGCAACTCTGGGCCGCATTTGGAATGTGGTCGGCGAGCCTGTTGACGGCAAGGAGCTCCCTGACAACATCGAGAAGTGGATGCCCATCCACCATCCCGCTCCCGAGTACGACACGCTCACCACGAGCACCGAAGTGTTCGAGACGGGCATCAAGGTTGTCGACCTGATCGAGCCCTTCATCCGCGGCGGTAAGACCGGTCTGTTCGGTGGCGCTGGCGTAGGCAAGACGGTTCTCATTCAGGAACTCATCAACAACCTCGCTCAGGAGCACGGCGGCACGTCCGTATTCACGGGCGTAGGCGAGCGTACTCGTGAGGGTACAGACCTGTACCTGGAAATGAGCGAGTCCGGCGTTATCAACAAGACCTGCCTTGTGTACGGTCAGATGAACGAGCCTCCCGGAGCGCGTCTGCGCGTCGGTCTGGCTGGCCTGACGGAAGCCGAGTACTTCCGTGACCAGGGTCAGGACGTTCTGCTGTTCATTGACAACATCTTCCGCTTCACGCAGGCTGGTTCCGAGGTTTCCGCTCTGCTCGGCCGTATGCCTTCCGCTGTAGGCTATCAGCCCACGCTCGCTACGGAAATGGGCGACCTGCAGGAGCGCATTACGTCCACCACCACGGGCTCCATTACGTCGGTACAGGCTGTATACGTACCCGCCGACGACCTTACCGACCCGGCGCCCGCTACCACGTTTACGCACCTCGACGCCAAGACGGTTCTCTCCCGTTCCATCGCCGAGCTGGGTATTTACCCCGCCGTCGACCCGCTGGAGAGCACGTCTCGCGCTCTCGACCCCGAAGTCGTTGGTCAGGAGCACTACGACGTGGCTGTTGGCGTCCAGGAGATTCTGCAGAACTACAAGGACCTGCAGGACATCATCGCCATTCTTGGTATGGACGAACTGTCCGAAGAGCAGAAGCTCACGGTTAGCCGCGCCCGTAAGGTGCAGCAGTACCTGGGTCAGCCCTTCCACGTTGCCGAGCAGTTCACCGGCAACCCGGGCGTCTACGTCAAGATGGAAGACACGGTGCGTTCCTTCAAGGAAATCCTCGACGGCAAGTGCGACGATATCCCCGAGCAGTGCTTCACCTATAAGGGCGCTATCGAGGAAGTGTACGCTGCGTACGAGAAGATGAAGAAGGAAGACTAA
- the atpG gene encoding ATP synthase F1 subunit gamma, whose protein sequence is MPNLHDIQRRINSVNSTKQITRTMEMVSAAKIRKATERVAATTPYSDSMAEMLGHVAESAGGSENPLLQEHDEVKNVLAIAVVSDRGLAGGFNANVLRTVEKQIKKLSAEGVDTHVIACGKKAISYFSFRGIELDMVFKDLSADPTFDEAATIAQRAITGYTNGDYDKVVIVYNHAKNAAEQTLRTETILPIDASALAREEDFSKALEAGVAAEAEENVSTGDVDFEPSAEDVLDSLLPAYVKMMIYHALVDSACGEQGARRNAMKSATDNATEMVETLERYYNRVRQGAITTEINEIVGGAAALEE, encoded by the coding sequence ATGCCAAACCTACACGACATTCAAAGGCGCATCAACTCCGTCAACTCGACGAAGCAGATCACCCGTACCATGGAAATGGTGTCGGCGGCCAAGATTCGCAAGGCAACCGAACGCGTTGCTGCGACCACGCCGTATTCCGACTCCATGGCCGAAATGCTCGGGCATGTTGCCGAAAGTGCAGGTGGCTCGGAAAATCCTCTGTTGCAGGAACATGATGAAGTAAAGAACGTGCTGGCCATCGCCGTGGTTTCCGACCGCGGTCTGGCCGGCGGGTTCAACGCGAACGTCCTTCGCACCGTGGAAAAGCAGATCAAGAAGCTTTCCGCGGAGGGTGTGGATACTCACGTTATCGCGTGTGGCAAGAAGGCAATCTCGTACTTCAGCTTCCGCGGAATCGAATTGGACATGGTGTTCAAGGACCTTTCCGCAGACCCGACGTTCGATGAAGCCGCCACTATCGCGCAGCGTGCCATCACCGGGTATACGAACGGCGACTACGATAAGGTCGTCATCGTGTACAACCACGCGAAGAACGCGGCAGAGCAGACGCTTCGCACCGAAACGATTTTGCCCATCGATGCTAGCGCGCTTGCGCGCGAGGAGGATTTCTCCAAGGCACTCGAGGCAGGCGTGGCGGCCGAGGCCGAAGAGAACGTATCCACTGGCGATGTGGACTTCGAGCCCAGCGCCGAGGACGTACTCGACAGCTTGCTTCCCGCATACGTGAAGATGATGATCTACCACGCACTGGTTGACAGCGCCTGTGGTGAGCAGGGCGCTCGCCGCAACGCCATGAAATCAGCAACCGATAATGCGACCGAGATGGTGGAAACGCTCGAGCGTTACTACAATCGAGTTCGCCAAGGTGCCATCACGACCGAGATCAACGAGATCGTCGGTGGCGCAGCAGCTTTGGAGGAATAA
- the atpA gene encoding F0F1 ATP synthase subunit alpha: protein MLVTEITAQSIDEALRKQLDALNTSVESREVGTVIQVGDGIARIDGLKGAMAGELLEFTGANGQTVYGMAQNLEEDEVGAVLLGDVTAIKENDQVKTTGRIVEIPVGRGMFGRVVNALGMPIDGKGPIEAEGMRPVEFKAPGVISRQPVCEPMQTGILAVDSMIPIGRGQRELIIGDRQTGKTAIAIDAIINQKGQDMICIYVAIGQKASTVAGLVETLEKHGAMDYTIVVSATASDSAPLQYIAPMAGAAIGEYFMYNGKDGKPASKDNPGGHVLCIYDDLSKQAVAYRQMSLTLRRPPGREAYPGDVFYLHSRLLERAVKMNDENGAGSLTALPIIETQAGDVSAYIPTNVISITDGQIFLQTDLFFQGQRPAINVGISVSRVGGSAQTKAMKQVAGSLRLDLASYRELQAFTQFGSDLDKATQDQLNRGARMTELLKQGRYVPMPFEEQALAIYAGGNGFLDDIAVEDVVRFRGEMLDFVRASRGDLLAHLRSEKKWTDDIKAEANEAIEAFKQQFAGSAQA from the coding sequence ATGCTAGTGACTGAAATCACCGCACAGTCTATCGACGAGGCACTGCGCAAGCAGCTCGACGCTCTGAACACGAGCGTGGAATCTCGCGAGGTTGGCACGGTCATTCAGGTCGGCGACGGTATTGCCCGCATCGATGGCCTGAAGGGCGCGATGGCTGGCGAGCTGCTCGAGTTCACCGGGGCCAACGGCCAGACCGTTTACGGTATGGCTCAGAACCTCGAAGAGGACGAAGTAGGCGCCGTTCTGCTGGGTGACGTCACCGCAATCAAGGAAAACGACCAGGTGAAGACCACCGGTCGTATCGTGGAAATCCCCGTCGGTCGCGGAATGTTCGGGCGCGTAGTAAACGCCCTGGGCATGCCCATCGACGGCAAGGGCCCCATCGAGGCCGAGGGCATGCGCCCCGTGGAGTTCAAGGCTCCCGGCGTTATCTCTCGTCAGCCTGTGTGCGAGCCCATGCAGACGGGTATCCTCGCTGTCGACTCGATGATCCCCATCGGTCGCGGTCAGCGCGAACTTATCATTGGCGACCGCCAGACTGGTAAGACCGCTATCGCTATCGACGCGATCATCAACCAAAAGGGTCAGGACATGATCTGCATCTACGTGGCAATTGGCCAGAAGGCCTCCACGGTTGCGGGTCTGGTGGAGACTCTGGAAAAGCATGGCGCCATGGACTACACCATCGTGGTCTCCGCCACCGCTTCCGACTCCGCTCCGCTGCAGTACATCGCCCCCATGGCTGGTGCTGCTATCGGCGAGTACTTCATGTACAACGGCAAGGACGGCAAGCCGGCCAGCAAGGACAACCCTGGCGGCCACGTGCTCTGCATCTACGACGACCTGTCCAAGCAGGCTGTCGCCTACCGTCAGATGTCGCTGACGCTGCGTCGCCCGCCGGGACGCGAAGCTTACCCTGGCGACGTTTTCTACCTGCATTCTCGCCTGCTCGAGCGTGCAGTAAAGATGAACGACGAGAACGGTGCTGGCTCTCTCACGGCTCTGCCGATCATCGAGACCCAGGCTGGCGACGTTTCCGCCTACATTCCTACCAACGTGATTTCGATCACCGACGGTCAGATCTTCCTGCAGACCGACCTGTTCTTCCAGGGCCAGCGCCCTGCAATTAACGTGGGTATCTCCGTATCCCGCGTAGGCGGTTCTGCCCAGACGAAGGCCATGAAGCAGGTTGCCGGTTCGCTCCGTCTCGACCTTGCTTCCTATCGCGAACTGCAGGCATTTACGCAGTTCGGTAGCGACCTCGACAAGGCTACGCAGGATCAGCTGAACCGTGGTGCCCGTATGACCGAGCTTCTGAAGCAGGGTCGTTACGTGCCGATGCCCTTCGAGGAGCAGGCTCTGGCCATCTATGCTGGTGGCAATGGCTTCCTCGACGACATCGCGGTCGAGGACGTCGTTCGCTTCCGTGGCGAGATGCTCGACTTCGTGCGTGCTTCCCGTGGCGATCTCCTTGCGCACCTGCGCTCGGAGAAGAAGTGGACCGATGACATCAAGGCGGAAGCTAACGAGGCTATCGAAGCCTTCAAGCAGCAGTTCGCCGGTTCGGCCCAGGCTTAA
- a CDS encoding F0F1 ATP synthase subunit delta, translated as MPTNRHDIQAEAEVYASNLLDAAQAAGGLDAVMAVRAQLDQIVAYDRSHVELTDAMQDLAYTVEQRSELIRNVFSDCRPELVSVLGVMAERGDWEDLARIRAAFNQQIVDKLNVNVIDVTTRVALDDHLRQVIKDKAAAELGGTIVLVESIDDSILGGIIMNANGKRIDASMRTMLSNARSVLKETDGGEC; from the coding sequence ATGCCAACTAATCGTCACGACATCCAGGCCGAAGCCGAAGTCTACGCATCCAATCTTCTGGATGCCGCTCAGGCTGCCGGTGGTCTCGACGCCGTGATGGCCGTACGTGCCCAGCTCGATCAGATCGTTGCCTACGATCGTTCGCATGTCGAGCTCACCGATGCCATGCAGGATCTTGCATACACGGTCGAGCAGCGCAGCGAGCTGATTAGGAACGTCTTTTCCGACTGCCGTCCTGAACTGGTTTCGGTGTTGGGCGTTATGGCCGAACGTGGCGATTGGGAAGACCTGGCCCGTATCCGGGCCGCATTCAACCAGCAGATTGTCGACAAGCTGAACGTGAACGTGATCGACGTGACCACGCGCGTTGCCCTCGACGACCATCTGCGCCAGGTTATCAAAGACAAGGCTGCCGCCGAACTGGGCGGAACCATCGTGCTCGTGGAGAGCATCGACGATTCCATCCTGGGTGGCATCATCATGAACGCAAACGGCAAGCGTATCGATGCAAGCATGCGCACCATGCTCTCGAACGCTCGCAGTGTGCTTAAAGAAACTGATGGAGGTGAATGCTAG
- the atpF gene encoding F0F1 ATP synthase subunit B, with product MEFKTNKVLAGASAFALATSVLSVPTVAFAEEKSGIAAILPDPIEFVPMLIAFVILWVILAKFGWPLFDKMLEKRASTIKENLEQAEEARQEGERVLAEYKQELAQAKTQASQIVADAKAAGEAAKADITAQAQREAAEMIAKAQVAIEAEKKAAIAELQGSIADTSIAVASKLIANDLTDDEHRALIERYVSEAGSFNAN from the coding sequence GTGGAATTCAAGACGAACAAAGTACTGGCGGGTGCAAGCGCTTTCGCGCTGGCTACGTCGGTCCTCAGCGTCCCCACTGTCGCGTTCGCAGAAGAAAAGAGCGGTATCGCGGCCATCCTGCCCGATCCTATCGAGTTCGTGCCCATGCTCATCGCCTTCGTCATCCTCTGGGTGATCCTGGCGAAGTTTGGCTGGCCCCTGTTCGATAAGATGCTGGAAAAGCGCGCCTCCACCATCAAGGAAAACCTTGAGCAGGCTGAAGAGGCACGTCAGGAAGGCGAGCGCGTTCTGGCCGAGTACAAGCAGGAGCTTGCCCAGGCCAAGACGCAGGCTTCGCAGATCGTCGCCGATGCCAAGGCTGCTGGTGAAGCCGCCAAGGCTGACATCACGGCTCAGGCTCAGCGCGAGGCTGCCGAAATGATCGCGAAGGCACAGGTTGCCATCGAGGCCGAAAAGAAGGCTGCCATCGCCGAACTGCAGGGCTCTATCGCCGACACGTCGATTGCCGTGGCTTCTAAGCTCATCGCCAACGATCTGACCGACGACGAGCACCGCGCTCTGATCGAACGCTACGTGAGCGAGGCGGGTAGTTTCAATGCCAACTAA
- the atpE gene encoding ATP synthase F0 subunit C, whose amino-acid sequence METIFTIAALKVVGYGLGAIGPGIGIGVATYGCCVATARQPELAGRIFTNFIIGAALAEALALIGFVLTFIM is encoded by the coding sequence GTGGAAACTATTTTCACCATCGCCGCCCTTAAGGTAGTCGGCTATGGCCTCGGCGCCATTGGGCCTGGCATCGGCATCGGCGTGGCCACCTACGGCTGCTGCGTTGCTACCGCTCGCCAGCCTGAACTGGCCGGTCGTATCTTCACCAACTTCATCATTGGTGCTGCTCTGGCCGAGGCACTGGCCCTCATCGGCTTCGTGCTGACGTTCATTATGTAA
- the atpB gene encoding F0F1 ATP synthase subunit A: MDALTQLANSVPELQESLQSQTVFGPVTTFTLWMVIVFALVLVLVLTAAKKLTLVPNNKFVNLVEYGYEFVRRDMGENAIGHGYEKHIPFLATLFFFILISNFIGLVPGFKTPTGTLNNTWALSLIAFVYFNYYGIKTKGGWGYIKSIAPSGLPVVMVPVIWFFELISLVLRLLTLAVRLYGNMFAGHMVLGIFALASSIFLTSAIAGGGIVPGVISPLWFVFLIAMYALETLVAFLQAYVFTILSAVYISLATSAH; this comes from the coding sequence GTGGACGCGCTTACTCAGCTAGCAAATTCCGTTCCTGAGCTTCAGGAATCCCTGCAATCTCAGACCGTATTCGGTCCTGTGACCACCTTCACGCTGTGGATGGTCATCGTGTTCGCGCTGGTGCTCGTTCTTGTGCTCACCGCCGCGAAGAAGCTCACCCTGGTTCCGAACAACAAGTTCGTCAACCTGGTTGAGTATGGCTACGAATTCGTTCGTCGCGACATGGGCGAAAACGCCATTGGCCATGGCTACGAGAAGCACATTCCCTTCCTGGCCACGCTTTTCTTCTTCATTCTTATTTCGAACTTTATCGGCCTGGTGCCGGGCTTCAAGACCCCCACGGGCACGCTGAACAATACCTGGGCGCTGTCTCTCATCGCCTTCGTTTACTTCAACTACTACGGCATCAAGACCAAGGGTGGCTGGGGTTACATCAAGTCCATCGCTCCTTCGGGCCTGCCCGTGGTGATGGTTCCCGTCATCTGGTTCTTCGAGCTCATCTCGCTGGTGCTGCGTCTGCTCACCCTGGCCGTGCGACTCTATGGCAACATGTTCGCTGGCCACATGGTGCTCGGCATCTTCGCTCTGGCATCCAGCATCTTCCTTACGTCGGCCATCGCGGGTGGCGGCATCGTTCCCGGTGTCATCTCGCCCCTGTGGTTCGTTTTCCTCATCGCAATGTATGCGCTTGAGACCCTGGTAGCCTTCCTGCAGGCGTACGTGTTCACCATTCTTTCCGCGGTGTACATCTCGCTTGCCACGAGCGCTCACTAG
- a CDS encoding deoxycytidylate deaminase translates to MEQGIDRPSWDEYFMTLADEVATRSTCLRRSVGALIVKDRRILATGYNGVPSGLRHCSETGCLRQQLNVPSGQRHEICRGLHAEQNAIIQAARYGIDISGACIYITTQPCVVCAKMLINAGISEIVYKNPYPDELSAELLAESGIKMRVYDESAK, encoded by the coding sequence ATGGAACAGGGTATCGATCGTCCTTCGTGGGACGAATACTTCATGACGCTCGCCGATGAGGTGGCTACGCGTTCCACATGCCTGCGCCGTTCGGTTGGCGCGCTCATCGTGAAGGATCGTCGCATTCTGGCAACGGGCTACAATGGCGTTCCCAGTGGCTTGCGCCATTGTTCGGAAACGGGGTGCCTGCGTCAGCAGCTCAACGTTCCCAGCGGCCAGCGTCACGAGATTTGCCGTGGCTTGCATGCCGAACAGAACGCCATCATCCAGGCGGCGCGCTATGGCATCGATATTTCTGGCGCGTGCATCTACATCACTACCCAGCCGTGCGTGGTGTGCGCGAAGATGCTCATCAACGCTGGCATTAGCGAGATCGTGTACAAGAACCCGTATCCCGACGAACTTTCCGCCGAACTGCTTGCCGAGTCGGGCATCAAGATGCGCGTGTATGACGAAAGTGCGAAATAG